A genomic window from Ischnura elegans chromosome 10, ioIscEleg1.1, whole genome shotgun sequence includes:
- the LOC124166617 gene encoding transcription termination factor 5, mitochondrial isoform X2: MNSMRVLRFVTSYRMLCTITQPEVPKLNFRYNIRPRKKQLAIFLQDIFDCSYFQAYDAIQQHPFLQEISKKRIEDATSVLKGHYITGKDIRRCPWVLSILPVTIEHYLLILKESGFTTVSPSLLLRYQYLIRKKISLLKAHGLLPDDANVMRNGFLIQAHPDEVRKIIDTVPSLGGKPIRDVLLACPTMVSATYENFIEILRALQEAGVPEEKLLHAGCLFHLTGERVKERLPNLHPMNISPEVKEFMNDEKILPVLINYENFIQRAMYLSDQHQNLSLPIIPSSNRILGSHKYFEEFVAGTSGLNIGRDLLKYLVGAFKNNSGGTLNVSIENLRPILKKNPHWRHVPIGEVKECFEMLLEKEFEPHEILSALPIVLYPSRIVEGLLKNLSVQPEILEYFQEDNFEGDDFLGDSDDEIEVGKGSIGKMKSDETRVDLVREHALQLCLYYIEKDYHFSGDGIWFRKKNVATDEL, translated from the exons ATGAATAGTATGCGTGTATTACGATTCGTGACCTCATATCGTATGCTATGTACTATCACTCAGCCTGAAGTTCCTAAATTGAATTTTCGCTACAATATTCGACCCCGCAAGAAACAATTAGCTATTTTCCTTCAGGATATATTTG atTGCAGCTACTTTCAAGCTTATGATGCGATACAACAGCATCCATTTCTTCAAGAAATCAGTAAGAAGCGTATAGAAGATGCTACCTCTGTATTGAAA GGGCATTACATCACAGGCAAAGATATAAGAAGGTGCCCTTGGGTGCTATCCATATTGCCCGTAACTATAGAACATTACTTACTAATCTTGAAGGAAAGTGGATTCACAACAGTCTCTCCCAGCCTTCTACTCAG GTACCAGTATTTGATCAGGAAGAAAATTTCTTTGCTGAAAGCTCACGGACTTCTACCCGATGATGCCAAT gTTATGAGGAATGGATTCCTTATTCAAGCTCATCCAGATGAGGTAAGGAAGATAATTGATACTGTACCATCGTTGGGTGGAAAGCCTATAAGAGATGTTCTCTTAGCTTGCCCAACAATGGTTTCTGCTACCTACGAAAATTTCATCGAGATATTGAGAGCACTACAGGAAGCAGGAGTACCCGAAGAAAAACTTCTGCATGCTGGCTGCTTATTTCATTTGACTGGGGAACGAGTGAAAGAGAGGTTGCCAAATTTACATCCAATGAATATTTCTCCAGAAGTTAAAGAGTTCATGAATGATGAAAAGATTCTGCCGGTTTTGATTAATTATGAGAATTTTATCCAACGTGCTATGTACCTGAGTGATCAACACCAGAACTTATCTCTTCCAATTATTCCAAGCTCAAACCGTATCCTTGGTTCTCACAAATACTTTGAGGAATTCGTAGCAGGCACCTCTGGGTTGAATATTGGGAGGGATTTGTTGAAATATCTAGTTGgtgcttttaaaaataattctggtGGTACTCTTAATGTTTCCATCGAAAACTTGAGACCAATTCTTAAGAAAAATCCCCACTGGCGCCATGTGCCAATTGGAGAAGTGAAAGAGTGTTTTGAAATGTTGCTGGAGAAAGAATTTGAACCTCATGAAATACTGTCTGCCTTGCCAATTGTGTTGTACCCTTCCAGGATTGTAGAAGGTCTCTTGAAAAATTTGTCCGTTCAACCAGAAATTTTGGAGTATTTCCAAGAGGACAACTTTGAAGGAGATGATTTTCTGGGTGATAGTGATGATGAAATAGAAGTTGGAAAAGGTAGTATTGGCAAGATGAAAAGTGATGAGACGAGGGTAGATCTAGTCCGTGAACATGCACTTCAGCTTTGTTTGTACTATATTGAAAAAGACTATCACTTCTCAGGAGATGGTATTTGGTTTCGAAAGAAAAATGTTGCTACAGATGAACTGTAG
- the LOC124166656 gene encoding microsomal glutathione S-transferase 1-like has product MDVLDRDDPVFSAYALYSVLLAFKMYAVFFLIARLRFKKKVFISPEDTTLKLGSTVRHDDPDIERARRAQLNDLENIPIFWIIGLLYTLTKPEPLIAVNIFRIYFFARAIHTFVYAFVVFPQPARALSFFVGFAVTVYMTVEVFLYFV; this is encoded by the exons ATGGATGTTCTTGACCGTGATGACCCCGTATTCTCTGCCTACGCTTTGTACTCGGTATTGCTGGCTTTTAAAATGTACGCTGTCTTCTTCCTGATTGCAAGATTGCGTTTCAAGAAAAAA GTTTTCATCAGTCCTGAGGATACCACTTTGAAGTTGGGTTCCACTGTGAGACACGACGACCCAGATATCGAAAGAGCACGCAG GGCGCAACTGAATGATTTGGAAAACATTCCAATATTTTGGATCATTGGGCTCCTCTACACTCTGACGAAGCCAGAACCATTGATTGCGgtgaatattttcagaatatatttcTTCGCACGAGCAATACACACTTTTGTCTATGCTTTCGTTGTATTTCCCCAACCAGCAAGAGCATTGTCATTTTTTGTAGGATTTGCAGTAACGGTATACATGACTgttgaagtatttttatattttgtgtaa
- the LOC124166617 gene encoding transcription termination factor 5, mitochondrial isoform X1 → MNSMRVLRFVTSYRMLCTITQPEVPKLNFRYNIRPRKKQLAIFLQDIFDCSYFQAYDAIQQHPFLQEISKKRIEDATSVLKGHYITGKDIRRCPWVLSILPVTIEHYLLILKESGFTTVSPSLLLRYQYLIRKKISLLKAHGLLPDDANVSRNVLNALKAPKKVIQRVESGIDINSDDNNILVVHYTVRKCYLEWRLDASKEEIDRMFSIYLRLRNKSVTLMRRTLAILLEELNFPKDHVMRNGFLIQAHPDEVRKIIDTVPSLGGKPIRDVLLACPTMVSATYENFIEILRALQEAGVPEEKLLHAGCLFHLTGERVKERLPNLHPMNISPEVKEFMNDEKILPVLINYENFIQRAMYLSDQHQNLSLPIIPSSNRILGSHKYFEEFVAGTSGLNIGRDLLKYLVGAFKNNSGGTLNVSIENLRPILKKNPHWRHVPIGEVKECFEMLLEKEFEPHEILSALPIVLYPSRIVEGLLKNLSVQPEILEYFQEDNFEGDDFLGDSDDEIEVGKGSIGKMKSDETRVDLVREHALQLCLYYIEKDYHFSGDGIWFRKKNVATDEL, encoded by the exons ATGAATAGTATGCGTGTATTACGATTCGTGACCTCATATCGTATGCTATGTACTATCACTCAGCCTGAAGTTCCTAAATTGAATTTTCGCTACAATATTCGACCCCGCAAGAAACAATTAGCTATTTTCCTTCAGGATATATTTG atTGCAGCTACTTTCAAGCTTATGATGCGATACAACAGCATCCATTTCTTCAAGAAATCAGTAAGAAGCGTATAGAAGATGCTACCTCTGTATTGAAA GGGCATTACATCACAGGCAAAGATATAAGAAGGTGCCCTTGGGTGCTATCCATATTGCCCGTAACTATAGAACATTACTTACTAATCTTGAAGGAAAGTGGATTCACAACAGTCTCTCCCAGCCTTCTACTCAG GTACCAGTATTTGATCAGGAAGAAAATTTCTTTGCTGAAAGCTCACGGACTTCTACCCGATGATGCCAATGTGAGCAGAAATGTTCTTAATGCCTTGAAAGCCCCGAAAAAAGTTATCCAAAGAGTGGAGTCTGGCATAGATATCAAttctgatgataataatattttagtcgtGCACTATACGGTTCGAAAATGCTATTTAGAATGGCGTTTAGATGCCTCAAAGGAAGAGATTGATCGAATGTTTTCTATCTATTTGAGGTTGCGAAATAAAAGTGTCACATTAATGCGTAGGACATTGGCCATTCTCTTAGAAGAACTTAATTTCCCAAAGGATCAT gTTATGAGGAATGGATTCCTTATTCAAGCTCATCCAGATGAGGTAAGGAAGATAATTGATACTGTACCATCGTTGGGTGGAAAGCCTATAAGAGATGTTCTCTTAGCTTGCCCAACAATGGTTTCTGCTACCTACGAAAATTTCATCGAGATATTGAGAGCACTACAGGAAGCAGGAGTACCCGAAGAAAAACTTCTGCATGCTGGCTGCTTATTTCATTTGACTGGGGAACGAGTGAAAGAGAGGTTGCCAAATTTACATCCAATGAATATTTCTCCAGAAGTTAAAGAGTTCATGAATGATGAAAAGATTCTGCCGGTTTTGATTAATTATGAGAATTTTATCCAACGTGCTATGTACCTGAGTGATCAACACCAGAACTTATCTCTTCCAATTATTCCAAGCTCAAACCGTATCCTTGGTTCTCACAAATACTTTGAGGAATTCGTAGCAGGCACCTCTGGGTTGAATATTGGGAGGGATTTGTTGAAATATCTAGTTGgtgcttttaaaaataattctggtGGTACTCTTAATGTTTCCATCGAAAACTTGAGACCAATTCTTAAGAAAAATCCCCACTGGCGCCATGTGCCAATTGGAGAAGTGAAAGAGTGTTTTGAAATGTTGCTGGAGAAAGAATTTGAACCTCATGAAATACTGTCTGCCTTGCCAATTGTGTTGTACCCTTCCAGGATTGTAGAAGGTCTCTTGAAAAATTTGTCCGTTCAACCAGAAATTTTGGAGTATTTCCAAGAGGACAACTTTGAAGGAGATGATTTTCTGGGTGATAGTGATGATGAAATAGAAGTTGGAAAAGGTAGTATTGGCAAGATGAAAAGTGATGAGACGAGGGTAGATCTAGTCCGTGAACATGCACTTCAGCTTTGTTTGTACTATATTGAAAAAGACTATCACTTCTCAGGAGATGGTATTTGGTTTCGAAAGAAAAATGTTGCTACAGATGAACTGTAG